A genomic region of Runella rosea contains the following coding sequences:
- a CDS encoding Nramp family divalent metal transporter, giving the protein MKLILSTQNMPLDRQSLSETNASIAVHTKGSFWKKMSAYIGPGLMVAVGYMDPGNWATDIAGGARFGYTLLSVILISNLFAMLLQHLSLKLGIATGMDLAQACRAYFPKKVALVLWALAEIAITACDLAEVLGSAIALNLLFHIPLSVGVVITTLDVLLILYFQNKGFRIIESIVGGLIGVVLMCFVYEVIVSHPEWSQVAGGLIPQKEVITNPGMLYVAIGILGATVMPHNLYLHSSIIQTRAYARTDEGRKSAIRYATIDSTASLGIAFFINAAILILAAATFHTSGNQQVADITDAHHLLDPLLGSRWASVLFAVALLAAGQNATITGTMAGQIVMEGFLNLQMKPWLRQLITRLIAIVPALFVAIQYGEHGTSELLVFSQVILSIQLSFAVIPLIIFTNKRDWMGRFVNSRLLSTVSWVIAAIIVVLNLYLLIDTFT; this is encoded by the coding sequence ATGAAATTAATACTGTCTACCCAAAATATGCCTCTCGACCGCCAATCTCTTTCTGAAACCAACGCGAGCATTGCCGTACACACAAAAGGCAGTTTTTGGAAAAAAATGTCGGCCTACATTGGGCCAGGTTTAATGGTTGCCGTTGGATATATGGACCCCGGAAACTGGGCGACCGACATCGCAGGAGGAGCGCGCTTTGGCTACACGCTATTGTCCGTTATTCTGATATCCAATCTCTTTGCCATGCTTCTGCAACATTTATCGCTCAAGCTGGGTATTGCCACTGGTATGGATTTGGCGCAGGCTTGCCGCGCTTATTTTCCCAAAAAAGTAGCCCTCGTTTTGTGGGCCTTGGCCGAAATAGCCATTACGGCCTGTGATTTGGCCGAAGTTTTAGGCTCCGCTATTGCCCTCAATTTGCTATTTCATATTCCTTTATCGGTGGGAGTAGTCATTACTACGTTGGATGTATTGCTGATTTTATATTTTCAGAATAAAGGGTTCCGAATCATTGAAAGCATTGTGGGTGGGCTGATTGGCGTCGTATTGATGTGTTTTGTGTACGAAGTCATCGTTTCTCACCCCGAATGGAGCCAAGTAGCGGGTGGATTGATTCCGCAAAAAGAAGTGATTACTAACCCCGGGATGTTGTACGTAGCCATTGGTATTTTGGGCGCTACGGTGATGCCGCATAACTTATATTTACACTCTAGCATTATCCAAACCCGCGCCTACGCACGCACGGATGAAGGGCGCAAATCGGCCATTCGTTATGCCACTATCGACTCAACGGCATCGCTTGGCATTGCGTTTTTTATCAACGCAGCCATTTTGATTTTGGCGGCGGCTACTTTTCATACCAGTGGAAACCAACAAGTAGCCGACATTACCGACGCCCATCACCTCCTCGACCCGCTTCTGGGCAGTCGATGGGCCAGCGTATTGTTTGCCGTGGCTTTGTTGGCCGCCGGACAAAACGCCACCATCACGGGCACCATGGCGGGGCAGATTGTGATGGAAGGTTTTTTGAATCTGCAAATGAAACCGTGGCTTCGCCAACTCATCACTCGGCTGATTGCAATTGTTCCCGCGCTGTTTGTTGCTATCCAATACGGCGAACATGGCACGAGCGAACTGCTTGTTTTCAGTCAAGTAATTCTCTCCATCCAATTGAGCTTTGCCGTGATTCCCCTGATTATTTTCACCAACAAACGCGACTGGATGGGTCGTTTTGTCAACTCTCGTTTACTTTCTACGGTTAGTTGGGTGATTGCCGCCATCATTGTAGTGCTGAATCTATATTTATTGATAGATACTTTCACTTAG